In the Melitaea cinxia chromosome 28, ilMelCinx1.1, whole genome shotgun sequence genome, one interval contains:
- the LOC123667484 gene encoding uncharacterized protein LOC123667484, translated as MEALLSLQDELFDNLIKAERNFKKTSKERIKRQYLETRLELLEQLFKDFKDGHKEVVARAKESANAIRSLLDTTSTCLKSLENLGISTESSYANASVVYLVVSKLDTESVKQWEQQLNMKCDELPTWIQLRDYLEYRFRTLEMIDTNGNRAAQPSRSAAKSKSFHASLEKEKEKSKAKQECPMCHEIHYLNQCKRFSLMTPKQRQDFVQTSKLCFNCLAPTHAVVKCRQSFSCKKCGRRHHTMLHFERENQEPASNLEQAAAVSSSEPQQERANTTRGDTHITTAFSRGELQPDCVLLATAKVKVFHSNGFKYIIRALLDQGSQASFVSESTVQLLGLVRKPVSGWVSGLGNGRMKIKNTVTLRLESRHNTASYILVNAYVLHSLTSLLPSTNVSLVSKWLEIDKLPLADPTYSTPGKIDILLGAEVYSEILLDGVMKHPDCNLIAQNTVFGWILSGRMSKGDRTLAKDNLISMHIHMKEDELLKRFWEMENEPNLIKKEMTNSEKVCEDLFDSTTVRDDEGRFIVRLPFATDDPKCQYGNTEVRAVNRLERLERKLSKDLKLREEYNKVMSEYLSMNHMRMVSESELQKSKAVYLPHHAVVREDKDTTKVRVVFDASSKGDNGVSLNDELLVGPRLQQDLRHILMRWRHHKICIVADIVKMYRMVRVADKDTDFQRIVWRFDPSEPIQRYKLLRLTFGTACAPYLAVKVLHRLAELEQKRYPLASAITKQGYYMDDLMTGSDTVSEVIKIYEEMNELMRSGGFELQKWNSNNERFLEQIGKIETSERQIIKLNDLIKVLGLSWNRKNDNFEYVVDLPEPKDLVTKRQVLSEVARLYDPLGWIAPVVVNAKILIQKLWKSGLEWDESLTDELHDEWLKYRQELVDLKKLKIPRWLNFTKECKRELHVFSDSSKTAFAAAVYIRVIDRSNRVYVHLLAAKTRVAPIVKEITIPRLELCGATLAAKLICEVSQVLDIPKKHLYGWTDSTIVLAWLQGGSSRWATFVSNRVSTILNIMDYQQWSHVSSETNPADCASRGLQPKELREHTLWWRGPQWLSEATVKTESIQFDTHEEERIKSLTVLSHIEENFIWSKYSSLNKLLKIVSYCRRVLNYKLKKENRPKLPKYITSSEMNETLLGCIKQVQECEFLFEIKQLKTEGCVPKKSKLRSLCPFLDQKGILRVSGRIAQSDACYDMKHPIIMPGKHHFTKVLIADAHTKTLHGGPQAMLNLIRTKYWILRAKERVKKYFRECTICLRYSTKKTTPIMGLLPEARLKPSKPFKSSGVDYCGPVLLRFSPGRGAKSYKGYICIFVCMVTRAVHLEAVTDMTAKGFIAAFRRFTARRGHCQDIYSDNGTNFVGADKQMLEMFNSAKSSLPGEIAELLSLERTNWHYIPPHSPNFGGLWESSVRGTKTHLKKVVGNSTLTYEEMSTVLAQVEACLNSRPISLLSDDPNDPLPLTPGHFLVGEPLLNIADEDYTNSNVVGLDRWRLTQKIVTDFWNRWYKEYLVNLNQRYKWNTKRDEPEIGDIVVMKEDNVPPAKWLLGKIVKKYPGPDNVTRVVSVRCKTGEYRRPVSKICILTK; from the exons atGGAGGCGCTTCTTTCGTTACAAGATGAGTTGTTTGATAATTTGATTAAGGCTGAGAGAAATTTCAAGAAAACTTCAAAAGAAAGAATTAAGCGTCAGTACTTAGAAACGAGATTGGAGTTGTTAGAGCAactatttaaagattttaaagaCGGACACAAGGAGGTAGTTGCAAGGGCGAAAG AATCAGCCAATGCAATTAGGAGTTTGTTGGATACGACATCTACTTGTCTTAAGTCTTTGGAGAACTTAGGCATTAGCACTGAATCCAGTTACGCTAACGCGTCTGTCGTTTACTTAGTCGTCTCAAAATTGGATACGGAATCTGTCAAACAATGGGAACAGCAGTTAAATATGAAATGTGATGAGTTGCCCACTTGGATACAATTGAGGGATTATTTAGAGTACAGATTTAGGACATTAGAAATGATAGATACAAATGGTAACCGCGCTGCGCAACCATCAAGGTCAGCTGCTAAGTCGAAATCTTTTCACGCGTCATTAGAGAAGGAAAAGGAGAAGTCAAAAGCTAAACAAGAGTGTCCGATGTGTCATGAAATTCATTATCTCAACCAGTGCAAGCGTTTTAGCCTTATGACACCTAAGCAAAGACAAGACTTTGTTCAAACTAGCAAATTGTGTTTTAATTGTCTGGCACCAACTCATGCGGTTGTTAAGTGTCGTCAGTCGTTCAGCTGCAAGAAATGTGGGAGAAGACATCACACGATGCTACACTTTGAGAGAGAGAACCAGGAGCCAGCCAGTAACCTGGAACAGGCAGCCGCAGTGTCGTCGAGTGAACCACAGCAGGAGAGGGCGAATACGACGCGAGGTGACACACACATAACTACTGCATTTTCTAGAGGAGAGCTACAACCCGACTGCGTGCTACTTGCGACGGCGAAGGTTAAGGTATTCCATTCTAAcggttttaaatacataattcgCGCTTTACTTGATCAAGGGTCACAAGCATCTTTTGTGTCTGAGTCAACTGTGCAGTTATTGGGTCTTGTACGTAAACCGGTAAGTGGCTGGGTGTCAGGGCTGGGGAATGGTCGTATGAAGATAAAAAACACGGTTACACTTCGCTTGGAATCACGTCATAATACAGCTAGTTACATCCTAGTTAATGCTTATGTGTTGCATTCATTAACGTCACTGCTTCCTTCTACCAACGTGAGTCTAGTTTCTAAATGGTTAGAAATTGATAAGCTTCCTTTAGCGGATCCTACATACTCGACGCCAGGTAAGATTGATATTCTGTTAGGTGCAGAGGTTTATAGCGAAATATTACTCGATGGCGTTATGAAGCATCCTGATTGTAATTTAATAGCACAAAACACAGTGTTTGGATGGATTTTGTCAGGAAGAATGTCAAAGGGAGATCGAACGTTGGCAAAAGATAATCTCATTAGCATGCACATACATATGAAAGAGGATGAGTTACTTAAAAGGTTTTGGGAAATGGAAAATGAGcctaatttaataaagaaagagatGACTAATAGCGAGAAAGTATGTGAAGATTTGTTTGATTCAACTACAGTGAGAGATGACGAAGGGAGATTTATAGTGAGATTGCCTTTTGCAACGGACGATCCTAAGTGTCAATATGGTAATACAGAAGTGAGAGCTGTGAATAGGTTAGAAAGGTTAGAGAGAAAGTTATCGAAAGATTTAAAATTGAGAGAAGAATATAATAAGGTTATGAGTGAGTACTTGAGTATGAATCACATGAGAATGGTTTCTGAGAGTGAGTTGCAGAAATCAAAGGCTGTCTATCTTCCTCACCACGCTGTGGTGAGAGAAGATAAAGACACTACCAAGGTGAGAGTCGTCTTTGACGCTTCAAGCAAAGGTGACAACGGTGTATCACTAAATGACGAGCTTCTTGTTGGGCCAAGGTTACAACAAGATTTAAGGCACATCTTGATGAGATGGCGTCATCATAAAATCTGTATCGTAGCCGATATTGTCAAAATGTATCGAATGGTGAGAGTGGCGGACAAGGACACAGATTTTCAGAGAATTGTCTGGAGATTCGACCCGTCCGAGCCTATACAACGTTACAAATTGTTACGTTTAACGTTCGGTACAGCATGCGCGCCATATCTAGCGGTCAAGGTTTTGCACAGACTTGCTGAGTTAGAACAGAAAAGGTATCCATTAGCTTCGGCAATAACAAAACAGGGCTACTATATGGATGATTTGATGACTGGTTCTGATACGGTTAGTGAGGTAATCAAAATTTATGAGGAGATGAATGAGTTAATGAGGAGTGGAGGTTTTGAGTTACAGAAATGGAACAGTAATAATGAAAGGTTTTTAGAACAGATTGGAAAAATTGAGACAAGTGAAAggcaaattattaaattaaatgatttaatcAAGGTGTTAGGATTGAGTTGGAATAGGAAGAATGATAATTTTGAATACGTAGTAGACTTACCTGAACCTAAGGATTTAGTCACTAAAAGACAAGTATTATCGGAAGTAGCGAGATTGTATGACCCATTAGGTTGGATTGCTCCAGTGGTAGTTAATGCTAAGATTTTAATTCAGAAACTGTGGAAGTCTGGTTTGGAGTGGGATGAAAGTTTGACGGACGAATTACATGATGAATGGCTAAAATACAGACAAGAGTTAGTGGATTTGAAGAAGCTCAAAATACCTAGATggttaaattttacaaaagagTGCAAGAGAGAGTTACATGTATTTTCAGATTCTTCAAAAACAGCCTTTGCGGCAGCAGTTTACATACGAGTGATTGATAGATCAAATAGAGTGTACGTACATTTACTGGCCGCGAAGACACGAGTTGCCCCGATCGTCAAAGAAATTACTATACCCCGACTTGAATTGTGTGGTGCCACTTTAGCAGCCAAGCTTATTTGTGAAGTATCACAAGTTTTAGATATTCCTAAGAAACATCTCTATGGATGGACCGACTCCACCATAGTGTTAGCATGGCTCCAAGGAGGATCAAGTCGATGGGCTACATTTGTTAGCAACAGAGTGTCCACCATATTGAATATAATGGATTATCAGCAGTGGAGTCATGTCTCTTCCGAGACAAACCCCGCGGATTGTGCTTCGCGTGGTCTGCAACCCAAAGAGTTGAGAGAGCATACGTTGTGGTGGAGAGGGCCGCAATGGTTATCAGAGGCTACTGTAAAAACAGAGAGCATACAATTCGACACACACGAAGAGGAACGAATCAAGTCTTTAACCGTTTTATCTCACATTGAGGAAAATTTTATTTGGTCAAAATATTCatctttgaataaattattaaaaattgtttcctATTGTAGacgagttttaaattataaattaaagaaagaaaatagaCCTAAATTACCTAAATATATCACATCAAGTGAAATGAACGAAACCTTATTAGGATGCATTAAACAAGTTCAGGAGTGCGAATTTTTATTTGAGATAAAACAGTTAAAGACTGAAGGATGTGTGCCTAAAAAGAGTAAATTACGATCTCTTTGTCCCTTTTTGGACCAAAAAGGGATATTAAGAGTAAGTGGACGCATAGCACAATCGGACGCGTGCTATGACATGAAGCACCCGATAATTATGCCTGGTAAACATCATTTTACCAAGGTTTTAATTGCGGATGCTCATACCAAAACATTGCACGGTGGCCCACAGGCTATGTTAAACTTAATAAGAACCAAGTACTGGATCTTACGTGCTAAGGaacgtgttaaaaaatattttagagaatGCACTATTTGTCTGAGATACTCAACAAAGAAGACTACTCCTATAATGGGCCTGCTTCCCGAGGCACGGTTGAAACCCAGTAAGCCATTCAAATCTTCTGGTGTTGATTACTGTGGTCCTGTCTTACTAAGATTTTCACCAGGCCGAGGAGCTAAGTCTTATAAAGGTTACATTTGCATATTCGTGTGTATGGTTACACGAGCAGTCCATTTAGAAGCAGTAACTGATATGACTGCAAAGGGTTTTATTGCTGCGTTTAGGAGATTTACTGCTCGTAGAGGCCATTGTCAGGATATATACAGTGACAATGGCACTAATTTTGTTGGCGCCGATAAGCAAATGCTAGAAATGTTTAATAGTGCCAAATCTTCTCTTCCTGGAGAAATAGCAGAGCTACTTTCTCTAGAAAGAACCAACTGGCATTATATTCCTCCCCACTCGCCTAACTTTGGTGGGCTATGGGAATCCTCGGTGCGTGGCACAAAAACCCATTTGAAAAAAGTAGTAGGGAATAGTACGCTTACTTACGAAGAAATGTCGACTGTCCTGGCGCAGGTGGAGGCGTGTTTAAACTCGAGACCGATTTCTTTGTTAAGCGATGACCCAAATGATCCTTTACCCTTGACACCAGGCCACTTCTTGGTAGGCGAACCTCTGCTAAATATTGCAGATGAGGATTACACTAATTCTAATGTTGTTGGTTTGGATAGATGGCGCTTAACgcaaaaaattgtaacagattTCTGGAATAGGTGGTATAAGGAATATCTAGTTAACTTAAATCAGAGGTATAAGTGGAACACTAAGCGTGATGAACCAGAAATAGGCGATATTGTTGTTATGAAGGAAGACAATGTACCACCAGCTAAATGGTTACTTGGTaagattgttaaaaaatatcctGGACCCGATAATGTAACCCGTGTCGTATCCGTAAGATGTAAAACAGGAGAATATAGGCGTCCAGTgagtaaaatttgtattttaacaaaatga